From a region of the Helianthus annuus cultivar XRQ/B chromosome 5, HanXRQr2.0-SUNRISE, whole genome shotgun sequence genome:
- the LOC110939933 gene encoding pentatricopeptide repeat-containing protein At2g33760, which translates to MHKLKNQTLLTANQSFKPQNICSLASALSNLDDDQSIHQSNRQKTPILTTQIQVHQPSHPDPKFYISALINCKNLQQIKPLHAHLSINGLINDPFLINKLLYMYVRYNALDDARILFDKMPERNPVSWSVMIGGFAKAGSYINCFDIFKEYLRSGQRPDAYTLPAITRVCRNTQDLKMGRVVHHVVYKFGLHMNAFICAALVDMYAKCGVIDDARKLFDTMKDKDLTTWTVMIGAYAACGNAAESLVLFDQMQEHGGIVPDKISMVTVVNACAKLGAMNKAKMIHDLIQKQHHSLDVILGTAMIDMYAKCGSIDSAREIFDKMRDKNVITWSTMIAGYGYHGQGQKALELFPLMSKNRIKPNNVTFVSLLYACSHSGLVEDGLNIFSLMQEQYFVKPDVKHYTCMVDLLGRAGKLDQAFDMIENMKVEKDVGLWSALLSACRIYNHVEMAQKAAESLLEIQPHNPSHYVMLSNIYAKAGKWENMAKIRAQMTNQNLKKTPGFTWVEAQNKVHKFSSGDHLHCESNKIYEKLTSLVRKLEDCGYVPDTEVVLHDVNEELKLGNLYAHSEKLAIAYGLISTPEGTVIRMTKNLRVCGDCHTFMKFVSVVERREIVVRDAKRFHHVREGVCSCGDYW; encoded by the coding sequence atgcACAAACTCAAAAATCAAACATTGTTAACTGCAAATCAATCGTTTAAACCCCAAAACATCTGTTCTCTTGCTTCAGCCTTATCAAATCTTGATGACGACCAGTCAATTCATCAATCCAATCGCCAGAAAACCCCAATTCTCACTACCCAAATTCAAGTTCATCAACCATCACATCCGGACCCAAAATTCTACATTTCCGCCCTAATTAACTGCAAAAATCTTCAACAGATTAAACCCCTTCACGCCCATTTATCCATTAACGGCCTGATCAATGACCCATTTTTAATTAACAAGcttttatatatgtatgtacgTTACAATGCTCTTGATGATGCACGTATcctgtttgataaaatgcctgaAAGAAACCCGGTGTCTTGGAGTGTTATGATTGGTGGGTTTGCTAAAGCTGGTAGTTATATAAACTGTTTTGACATATTTAAAGAATATTTGAGGTCTGGACAACGGCCGGATGCATACACCTTGCCCGCTATCACACGGGTTTGTCGCAATACGCAGGATTTGAAAATGGGTAGAGTGGTTCATCACGTCGTGTATAAATTTGGGTTGCATATGAATGCTTTCATTTGTGCGGCACTCGTGGACATGTATGCAAAATGTGGTGTTATAGACGATGCACGAAAGTTATTCGATACGATGAAAGACAAAGACCTTACAACATGGACTGTTATGATTGGTGCATACGCGGCTTGTGGAAACGCTGCTGAGTCGTTAGTTTTGTTTGATCAGATGCAGGAACACGGCGGGATTGTGCCTGATAAGATTTCCATGGTGACGGTTGTAAACGCGTGTGCGAAGTTAGGTGCCATGAATAAAGCTAAAATGATACATGATCTTATACAGAAACAACACCACTCGTTAGACGTGATTCTCGGGACTGCAATGATTGACATGTATGCGAAATGCGGCAGCATTGATTCCGCACGTGAGATATTCGATAAAATGAGAGATAAGAACGTTATAACATGGAGTACGATGATTGCAGGTTATGGGTATCACGGGCAAGGACAAAAAGCACTCGAATTGTTTCCTTTAATGTCAAAAAACCGAATCAAACCAAACAACGTCACCTTCGTTTCACTTCTATATGCTTGTAGCCACTCGGGTTTAGTTGAAGATGGTCTTAACATTTTCTCATTGATGCAAGAACAGTACTTTGTAAAACCGGACGTGAAGCACTACACGTGCATGGTTGACTTATTAGGCCGTGCGGGAAAACTAGATCAAGCTTTCGATATGATTGAAAACATGAAGGTTGAGAAAGACGTAGGTTTATGGTCTGCGTTACTTAGCGCGTGCAGAATATATAATCACGTTGAAATGGCACAAAAAGCAGCCGAATCTCTTCTCGAAATCCAGCCTCACAATCCCAGTCATTACGTCATGCTTTCCAACATTTACGCGAAAGCAGGCAAGTGGGAAAATATGGCAAAAATTCGCGCACAAATGACCAACCAAAACCTTAAAAAGACACCGGGTTTTACATGGGTCGAAGCGCAAAACAAGGTCCATAAATTCAGCAGTGGCGATCACTTGCATTGTGAATCTAACAAGATTTATGAGAAGCTTACGAGTCTGGTACGGAAACTGGAGGATTGTGGGTATGTTCCTGATACAGAAGTTGTTCTGCATGATGTGAATGAGGAGCTTAAATTGGGAAATTTGTATGCGCATAGTGAGAAGCTTGCGATTGCGTATGGGCTTATAAGTACACCCGAGGGGACAGTGATCCGTATGACTAAGAATCTTCGAGTGTGTGGCGATTGTCACACGTTTATGAAGTTCGTGTCGGTTGTTGAACGAAGGGAGATCGTTGTCCGGGATGCAAAGAGGTTTCACCATGTCCGGGAAGGTGTTTGTTCTTGTGGTGACTATTGGTAG
- the LOC110939934 gene encoding beta-fructofuranosidase, insoluble isoenzyme 3, giving the protein MYYKGYYHLFYQYNPKGAVWGNIVWAHSVSKDMINWISLKPAITPSKPFDKYGCWSGSATILPGNKPVILYTGIIAKKPKPGYQVQNYAIPANYSDPFLKEWIKPDDNPIVKPTHENVSSFRDPTTAWFNNGRWKMIIGSKHNHRGIAYLYRSRDFVKWTKAKHTFHDKPDTDMWECPDFYPVSTCGTNGLETSTLEGGVKHVFKVSLDATRFEYYTIGTYNTIKDKYYPGTTFVDGWAGLRYDYGNFYASKTFFDPGQNRRILWGWANESSTALEDTTKGWAGIQLIPRMVWLHPSGKQLVQWPIHELESLRGDRLHQTDVTLNKGEMLEVNGITVAQADVEVTFTFSSLDEAETFDPEWSKLPSENLAMEICGIKGTKQGGLGPFGVLTLASKKLEEYTPVFFRVFKTLDDKHKILMCSDATHSSLNKKVYKPPFAGFVDVDIGKKKLSLRILIDHSVVESFGEGGMTVITSRVYPTLAVGRNAHLYLFNNGTESITLEKFNVWSMNSPHVMN; this is encoded by the exons ATGTATTACAAGGGATACTATCATTTGTTCTATCAATATAACCCAAAAGGTGCAGTGTGGGGCAATATTGTATGGGCACATTCGGTATCGAAAGACATGATAAATTGGATTTCGTTAAAACCAGCAATCACACCATCAAAACCTTTTGATAAGTACGGGTGTTGGTCTGGCTCGGCCACAATTCTACCAGGAAACAAACCTGTTATTTTGTACACTGGAATAATTGCCAAAAAACCAAAACCAGGCTACCAAGTCCAAAACTATGCAATACCTGCAAACTATTCAGATCCCTTTCTCAAGGAATGGATCAAACCCGATGACAACCCAATAGTGAAACCAACTCATGAGAACGTGTCATCATTTCGTGACCCCACAACGGCTTGGTTCAACAATGGTCGTTGGAAAATGATTATAGGAAGTAAACATAATCATCGTGGCATTGCATATTTGTATAGGAGCCGAGATTTTGTTAAATGGACTAAGGCCAAACATACATTTCATGACAAACCTGACACCGACATGTGGGAATGTCCGGACTTTTACCCCGTATCAACATGTGGAACAAACGGGTTGGAGACCTCGACGCTAGAAGGAGGAGTTAAACATGTTTTCAAAGTTAGTCTTGATGCGACTAGGTTTGAGTATTACACGATTGGGACATATAACACAATCAAGGATAAATACTACCCTGGCACCACTTTTGTTGATGGTTGGGCTGGGTTAAGATACGATTATGGAAACTTTTATGCATCAAAAACATTCTTTGACCCGGGCCAAAACCGGAGGATTTTGTGGGGGTGGGCTAATGAGTCAAGCACCGCGTTAGAAGATACCACAAAGGGATGGGCTGGAATTCAG TTGATTCCACGTATGGTATGGTTACATCCTAGTGGAAAGCAGTTGGTGCAATGGCCAATTCATGAATTGGAAAGCTTAAGAGGTGATAGGCTGCACCAAACCGATGTGACACTCAACAAGGGAGAGATGCTTGAGGTCAATGGAATTACAGTTGCCCAg GCGGATGTGGAAGTGACATTTACGTTTTCTAGCTTGGATGAAGCTGAGACTTTTGATCCAGAATGGTCCAAATTACCCTCCGAAAATCTTGCAATGGAGATATGTGGAATCAAGGGTACTAAACAAGGCGGGTTAGGGCCGTTTGGAGTCTTAACGTTGGCCTCTAAGAAACTCGAAGAATACACTCCTGTATTCTTTAGGGTATTCAAGACTCTAGACGACAAACATAAAATTCTTATGTGTTCAGACGCTACACA TTCCTCGTTGAACAAGAAGGTATATAAACCACCATTTGCAGGTTTTGTGGATGTTGATATTGGCAAAAAGAAGCTTTCACTTAGGATCTTGATCGATCATTCAGTTGTAGAAAGCTTCGGGGAAGGTGGAATGACTGTTATAACATCAAGGGTTTATCCGACACTAGCAGTGGGGAGAAATGCACATTTGTATCTATTTAACAATGGTACAGAGAGCATTACTCTTGAGAAATTTAATGTTTGGTCGATGAATAGTCCCCATGTCATGAATTAA
- the LOC110939936 gene encoding kinesin-like protein KIN-5C — MSNRHEKGVNVQVLLRCRPFSNEELKNNAPQVVTCNEYQREVAVSQSIAGKQIDRVFTFDKVFGPTAQQKDLYEQAVIPIVNEVLEGFNCTIFAYGQTGTGKTYTMEGECKRAKSGPNGELPSGAGVIPRSVKQIFDTLEGQNAEYSVKVTFLELYNEEITDLLAPEEISKIGIEDKQKKLLPLMEDGKGGVLVRGLEEEIVTSASEIFTLLERGSAKRRTAETLLNKQSSRSHSLFSITIHIKESTPEGEELIKCGKLNLVDLAGSENISRSGAREGRAREAGEINKSLLTLGRVINALVEHLGHIPYRDSKLTRLLRDSLGGRTKTCIIATVSPAVHCLEETLSTLDYAHRAKNIKNKPEVNQKMMKTTLIKDLYGEIERLKAEVYASREKNGVYLPKERYYQEEMERKSMADQIEQMGIKIENQQKQFEELQAQFNARVEECSDLSCKLESTQNNLNHTSNLLANTEETLKKCQYALKERDFIIEEQKKAENALAHQACVLRSDLEKSLQDNASLFMKIAREDKLSAGNRSVVNNFESELAQDVGSLCNMVAASVSQQNEQLQCIEKFCDTFISINDKAIADLKNKVSASRCLYISHIEGMENVVRLHKASANGRLEDILDQSSSNACCVEKLLAEEAAKGRSIFDELHGTLSTQQGEIVVFARELRKRFNDSIHHTTNISEFINDVFEKLMEESKEIGNHANQVDEIQTKNIDEFKKAFEEQSRSDAEKLIADVTSLFSSHLSRQKEMVDARLAGIRETCSGSKAVLDGHVSSIDNITSDAKRKWQEFSLQAENNAKDCAEFSAAKHCRFELLLQKCVDTTDMALNHSKKIHESVTDMGSKHVSAVEELVRTASDSNEHHGAEIGSARKTAEEDTLKNIEEIIKHIEGTSQAELEAVSGILETTKAQAVILETLQSDHTTQSGAIEQKAHDTFQQKYMDYEPTGNTPVRSDTDVPSKVAIESLRATPMETLMEEFRENNSTESVELKKAKISHTLRSPLAEIN; from the exons GTTTTCGGTCCTACAGCTCAGCAAAAAGATTTATACGAACAAGCTGTTATTCCAATTGTAAATGAAGTCTTAGAAGGATTCAATTGCACCATTTTTGCATATGGACAAACAGGCACAGGAAAAACATACACCATGGAAGGAGAATGTAAGCGGGCCAAG AGCGGGCCGAACGGAGAGCTGCCATCAGGAGCAGGTGTAATACCGCGATCGGTGAAACAAATCTTCGACACATTGGAGGGCCAAAATGCAGAGTATAGTGTTAAAGTAACATTTTTAGAACTGTATAATGAAGAAATCACTGATCTACTTGCTCCTGAAGAAATATCGAAAATTGGTATTGAGGATAAACAGAAAAAACTCTTGCCTTTAATGGAAGACGGTAAAGGTGGAGTTCTTGTTAGAGGTTTAGAAGAGGAGATCGTAACGAGCGCAAGTGAAATATTCACATTACTTGAGCGGGGGTCTGCCAAACGTCGAACTGCCGAGACTTTATTAAATAAACAATCAAG tcgGTCACATTCGCTTTTTTCTATTACCATACACATCAAAGAGTCAACCCCAGAAGGTGAGGAGCTTATCAAATGTGGGAAACTAAATCTGGTTGATTTAGCTGGTTCAGAAAACATTTCTCGTTCAGGCGCAAGGGAG ggTCGTGCAAGAGAAGCTGGAGAAATAAACAAAAGTTTACTTACTTTGGGTCGAGTGATAAATGCTTTAGTGGAGCATCTCGGCCACATTCCTTACAG GGATAGTAAACTGACTCGTCTACTTCGTGACTCATTGGGTGGAAGAACGAAAACATGTATCATTGCCACTGTGTCACCTGCCGTTCATTGTCTTGAAGAGACTTTGAGCACATTAGATTATGCTCACAGGGCAAAGAATATTAAGAACAAGCCAGAG GTGAATCAGAAGATGATGAAAACAACTCTAATCAAGGATCTATATGGTGAAATTGAAAGACTCAAAGCCG AGGTTTACGCTTCACGTGAGAAAAATGGTGTTTATCTACCAAAAGAGCGGTATTACCAAGAGGAAATGGAACGAAAG TCAATGGCAGATCAAATCGAACAAATGGGAATCAAGATTGAAAACCAACAAAAG CAATTTGAGGAATTGCAAGCTCAATTTAATGCTCGTGTGGAAGAGTGTTCTGATCTTAGCTGTAAACTTGAGTCTACTCAG AACAATTTGAACCATACCAGTAACTTATTGGCTAACACTGAGGAGACGTTGAAGAAATGTCAGTATGCTCTAAAGGAGCGGGATTTTATCATAGAAGAACAGAAAAAAGCag AAAATGCATTGGCACACCAAGCATGTGTTCTCCGGTCCGACCTAGAGAAATCTCTTCAGGACAATGCATCattgtttatgaaaattg CAAGAGAGGATAAACTGAGCGCTGGAAACCGGTCAGTTGTAAACAACTTTGAATCTGAGCTGGCGCAAGATGTCGGTTCTCTTTGCAACATGGTGGCCGCGTCCGTATCGCAACAAAACGAACAACTTCAGTGCATCGAGAAGTTCTGTGATACTTTTATCAGCATAAATGATAAG GCTATCGCTGATTTAAAGAACAAAGTATCTGCATCAAGGTGTTTGTATATTTCTCATATCGAAGGCATGGAAAATGTTGTACGTTTGCACAAAGCAAGCGCTAATGGACGTTTAGAGGATATTTTAGATCAATCTTCTTCTAATGCTTGTTGTGTTGAAAAA cTATTGGCTGAAGAAGCTGCAAAAGGACGTTCTATATTCGATGAGCTTCATGGCACTTTATCAACTCAGCAAGGAGAGATTGTGGTTTTTGCTAGAGAGCTTCGAAAG AGGTTTAATGATAGCATCCACCACACGACAAATATATCTGAGTTCATTAACGATGTATTTGAAAAGCTGATGGAAGAATCCAAAGAGATCGGAAATCACGCTAATCAAGTTGACGAGATCCAGACAAAGAATATCGATGAATTTAAGAAGGCATTTGAG GAGCAATCAAGATCTGATGCAGAGAAGCTTATTGCTGATGTCACAAGTTTATTCTCAAGCCATTTGAGTCGGCAAAAAGAGATGGTGGATGCACGTTTAGCTGGTATAAGAGAAACTTGTTCTGGAAGTAAGGCCGTTCTAGACGGGCACGTTTCTTCAATTGATAACATTACGTCCGATGCCAAAAGGAAATGGCAAGAGTTTTCTTTACAAGCAGAAAACAATGCAAAAGACTGTGCTGAGTTTTCGGCTGCTAAACACTGCCGATTCGAACTATTGCTACAAAAATG CGTTGATACTACCGATATGGCATTGAATCATTCCAAAAAGATACATGAATCCGTGACTGACATGGGTAGTAAACACGTTTCTGCAGTTGAGGAACTTGTTAG aactGCTTCTGATAGTAATGAGCATCATGGTGCTGAGATCGGTTCCGCACGGAAAACTGCTGAAGAAGACACATTGAAGAATATTGAGGAAATAATCAAACACATTGAAG GTACATCTCAAGCAGAGCTAGAGGCGGTTTCTGGAATATTAGAGACCACAAAAGCACAAGCCGTGATTCTTGAAACTTTACAAAGTGATCACACTACACAATCTGGTGCAATAGAACAGAAGGCTCATGATACTTTCCAACAGAAATATATG GATTATGAACCAACTGGAAATACTCCTGTAAGAAGCGACACTGATGTTCCGAGCAAGGTGGCTATAGAGTCACTTCGGGCAACGCCAATGGAGACTCTTATGGAAGAATTTAGGGAAAATAATTCAACTGAATCTGTTGAATTAAAGAAAGCAAAGATTTCTCATACTCTGCGATCGCCTCTTGCAGAAATCAACTGA